From the Burkholderia glumae LMG 2196 = ATCC 33617 genome, one window contains:
- a CDS encoding DUF4399 domain-containing protein encodes MISKRWMAATLCATALAASAGVAHAAQPRVYFVEPKDGATVSNPVHVVFGVDGMAIKPAGDLTPNTGHHHLEIDGGPVPKDQVIPATERSLHFGKGQTETDLKLPPGPHTLTLQFGDGAHRSYGPDLSQTIHIDVK; translated from the coding sequence ATGATCAGCAAACGATGGATGGCCGCCACGCTTTGCGCTACCGCGCTTGCCGCGTCCGCCGGCGTCGCGCATGCCGCGCAGCCGCGCGTGTATTTCGTCGAGCCGAAGGACGGCGCCACGGTGTCGAACCCGGTGCACGTGGTGTTCGGCGTCGACGGCATGGCGATCAAGCCGGCCGGCGACCTGACGCCGAACACCGGGCATCACCACCTCGAAATCGACGGCGGCCCGGTGCCGAAGGATCAGGTGATCCCCGCCACGGAGCGCTCGCTGCACTTCGGCAAAGGCCAGACGGAAACCGACCTGAAGCTGCCGCCCGGCCCGCACACGCTCACGCTGCAGTTCGGCGACGGCGCGCATCGCTCCTACGGGCCTGATCTGAGCCAGACGATCCACATCGACGTCAAGTAA
- a CDS encoding ATP-binding protein, producing MKIKAVKLRITAAQGEFGFKFEFSRGLTVIRGSNSSGKSTLYNTLIYGLGMEELIGGKGEKVLPYAVKEYFVHGASHVAVESSEVLVELENASGSCVTLRRAIRDSVRQSKLMEVFEGAHLTDGTELGMPRPTYLFDPGSAQKHEGYFQFLEGFMGYQLPQVPATNGGMAKLYLQTIFAALAVEQKRGWTDYIANIPFFGIRDARIRVTEFLLGLGVFERQAKRAALDTDSMAIDSDWRKAYDTLRQAATANGIVIEGLSATPVSMFDPATVLLVKSDGNIKTTLLDQVSNLRAEHNALGAKAEAYRKASGAEALQEIEVASSELQRLSVLHERATTNLTLQKAALDELRLLLAEASEDLERNKTALKLRNLGAQMEIEVATDHCPTCHQAVDDTLLLGIVTGPLMDLNTNIDYLDSQRRMLQNQINGAAEEIRQSEITVADVARRLAATHDFCNSLRGDVSTGMTESRAIVRRQIQIELELSNLQALNTQAEALMLTFAEIADRLAANQRDRRALPKETYSDVDLSRISLFEKNFRGNASSFGYESADIDDIRISLDTLTPILSELELREILRPKVQTSLTADSSASDFVRLIWSYLLALYQTSATREFEGQHPGLLLMDEPGQHSMRSASQRALLQLLIAQPGLQAIVAASFDEDESVFMTATAGLEFHLIQWEGKVIQPLVA from the coding sequence ATGAAGATCAAAGCAGTAAAACTAAGAATCACCGCAGCCCAAGGCGAGTTCGGCTTCAAGTTTGAATTCAGCCGTGGCCTAACCGTCATCCGGGGTAGCAATTCGAGCGGCAAGAGCACGCTCTACAACACCCTAATCTACGGCTTGGGCATGGAAGAGCTAATCGGCGGCAAGGGCGAGAAGGTGCTGCCTTATGCGGTCAAAGAGTATTTCGTGCATGGCGCTAGCCACGTCGCAGTGGAGAGTTCCGAGGTTCTTGTCGAGCTAGAGAATGCCTCTGGGAGTTGCGTCACGTTGCGTCGGGCAATTCGCGATTCCGTGCGCCAGTCCAAGTTGATGGAGGTTTTTGAGGGCGCCCATCTCACGGATGGCACTGAACTGGGTATGCCGCGGCCGACCTACCTCTTTGATCCAGGCAGCGCCCAGAAGCACGAAGGGTATTTCCAGTTCCTCGAAGGGTTCATGGGCTACCAACTGCCACAAGTCCCAGCGACGAATGGCGGCATGGCCAAGCTGTATCTTCAGACGATCTTCGCCGCGCTCGCCGTGGAGCAGAAGCGTGGGTGGACTGACTACATCGCTAATATCCCCTTCTTCGGAATTCGCGATGCCCGCATTAGGGTCACCGAGTTCCTTCTGGGCCTGGGAGTCTTCGAACGACAGGCTAAACGAGCGGCACTCGACACCGACTCCATGGCGATTGACTCTGACTGGCGCAAGGCCTACGACACTCTGCGGCAGGCCGCAACTGCAAACGGAATCGTCATTGAAGGTCTGTCTGCCACGCCAGTCTCAATGTTCGACCCCGCGACCGTCCTTCTCGTGAAGTCCGATGGTAACATCAAGACCACTCTGCTCGACCAAGTCAGCAACCTTCGCGCCGAACACAATGCGCTGGGAGCGAAGGCGGAGGCATACAGAAAGGCCTCGGGCGCAGAGGCTTTACAAGAAATCGAGGTTGCCTCATCCGAACTGCAACGGCTCAGCGTGCTGCACGAACGTGCGACCACGAATCTGACGTTACAGAAAGCTGCCTTGGATGAACTGCGCCTCCTTCTAGCCGAAGCCAGCGAAGATCTGGAGCGGAACAAGACGGCTCTGAAGCTGCGGAATCTTGGCGCTCAGATGGAGATAGAGGTCGCGACAGACCATTGCCCGACCTGCCATCAGGCAGTCGACGACACGCTGCTGCTCGGCATCGTGACAGGTCCGCTGATGGACCTGAACACCAACATCGACTATCTCGATAGCCAGCGGAGGATGCTGCAAAACCAAATCAACGGGGCGGCAGAGGAAATTCGCCAGTCAGAAATTACCGTTGCCGACGTAGCTCGTCGTTTGGCGGCAACTCATGACTTCTGCAACTCGCTACGCGGCGACGTGAGCACCGGTATGACGGAGTCTCGCGCCATCGTCCGCCGACAGATTCAGATCGAACTAGAACTGTCGAACTTGCAAGCACTCAACACGCAGGCGGAAGCTCTCATGCTTACCTTCGCGGAGATTGCCGATCGTCTGGCAGCGAACCAACGCGACAGGCGGGCTCTTCCTAAAGAGACCTACAGCGATGTTGACTTATCTAGAATCTCGCTCTTCGAGAAAAACTTCAGAGGCAATGCCAGTTCCTTCGGTTATGAAAGTGCAGACATTGACGACATTCGCATTAGCTTGGATACGTTGACACCTATCCTCTCGGAGCTCGAGCTGCGCGAGATTCTACGTCCGAAGGTGCAGACAAGCCTAACTGCGGACTCGAGCGCGAGCGACTTCGTCCGCCTCATCTGGAGCTACTTGCTGGCGCTGTACCAAACTTCGGCGACGCGCGAGTTCGAAGGGCAGCACCCCGGGCTCCTTCTGATGGATGAACCTGGCCAGCATTCGATGCGTTCAGCCAGTCAGCGCGCGCTACTTCAACTGCTAATCGCGCAGCCCGGCCTTCAGGCCATCGTTGCCGCGTCGTTCGATGAGGACGAGTCGGTCTTCATGACAGCAACAGCTGGACTGGAGTTTCACTTGATCCAATGGGAAGGCAAGGTCATCCAACCCCTAGTCGCATGA
- a CDS encoding DCL family protein: MGKAKPIILSNGRSWSKKGDAVDHFKKMLARYRDGSRISDPTDHNDLASLLEVYDSVLNADQPSKAGTGVSHFERRSDQDHPGHTSCFFVVRTDGTSNDFSTRRALDVASEKTS, from the coding sequence GTGGGTAAAGCCAAGCCTATCATCCTTTCCAACGGGCGCAGCTGGTCTAAAAAAGGCGATGCCGTGGATCACTTCAAGAAGATGCTTGCCCGGTACCGAGATGGCTCGCGGATTTCTGACCCGACCGATCACAATGACTTGGCGTCTCTGCTGGAAGTATATGACTCGGTCTTGAATGCTGATCAGCCGAGCAAAGCGGGAACTGGCGTGTCGCACTTTGAGCGACGCAGCGACCAGGATCACCCAGGCCACACCTCATGCTTCTTCGTCGTTCGCACCGATGGTACCAGCAACGACTTTAGCACTCGGCGGGCGCTCGATGTCGCAAGCGAGAAGACGTCCTGA
- a CDS encoding PAAR domain-containing protein, whose translation MGRAMICVGDTTTHGGRVLEGSAIATIDGKPIAGVGHKVLCPQCKGVFPILPATGRRYPHQITGRDTAIQGMKTACGATLIASQSATTLDDVGAGEAMTGGAVAAATGLAPSSTLCLECLKSAAENAATMIARG comes from the coding sequence ATGGGCCGAGCCATGATCTGCGTCGGCGACACTACGACGCACGGTGGGCGCGTGCTGGAGGGCAGCGCAATCGCCACCATTGACGGGAAGCCCATCGCGGGCGTGGGTCACAAGGTACTTTGCCCTCAGTGCAAAGGCGTCTTCCCCATCCTCCCCGCCACCGGGCGGCGTTACCCGCACCAAATTACGGGCCGCGACACCGCCATCCAAGGCATGAAAACCGCATGTGGCGCCACGCTCATCGCCAGCCAATCGGCCACGACACTAGACGACGTCGGCGCGGGCGAAGCAATGACTGGCGGTGCCGTCGCTGCCGCTACAGGGCTGGCCCCATCCTCGACGCTCTGCCTTGAATGCCTGAAGTCTGCGGCCGAAAACGCCGCGACGATGATTGCGCGCGGATAG
- a CDS encoding DUF4123 domain-containing protein — protein sequence MTNVSIEAFFSQRQQQVTIRAHLYALVDGLLLADAAGGSAPQRSQAAVALFDGTPDASLAEAGPWLLAWEQASSSIRHALSAMAAGPTGVSWLISAYPIESLADELRHRLDVRLPDGRMALFRFYDARIAADMASLMTFSQRMQFFVPTFDWLVELNGTLKGVHPHA from the coding sequence ATGACGAACGTCTCAATCGAAGCGTTTTTCTCCCAGCGACAACAGCAGGTGACCATACGAGCACACCTGTATGCGCTCGTCGACGGCTTACTGCTCGCGGATGCAGCCGGCGGCTCCGCGCCGCAACGATCTCAAGCAGCAGTCGCACTGTTCGACGGCACACCAGACGCGTCGCTCGCCGAAGCGGGTCCATGGCTGCTCGCCTGGGAGCAAGCATCCAGCAGCATTCGACACGCGCTCTCTGCAATGGCCGCTGGCCCGACTGGCGTATCGTGGTTGATCAGTGCCTACCCGATCGAATCACTGGCCGACGAGCTGCGTCATCGACTCGACGTGCGTTTGCCGGATGGGCGCATGGCGCTATTTCGGTTTTACGACGCGCGCATAGCCGCCGACATGGCATCACTGATGACCTTCAGTCAGCGCATGCAGTTCTTTGTCCCGACCTTTGACTGGCTCGTCGAATTGAACGGAACACTGAAGGGAGTACATCCGCATGCTTGA
- a CDS encoding restriction endonuclease fold toxin 5 domain-containing protein, producing MNREPREYQGRITGRPYSVEEGWSEEWAWLGTDFDGFQQPECLLQEAKGDYDQFFDPQTKKPVTWFKGLSKITVEIEERAMKVHANPPTKLQYYFQTPLTMSYFRTTLAENGIPYVVTG from the coding sequence ATGAATCGTGAACCTCGGGAGTATCAAGGCCGCATCACCGGCCGACCGTACAGTGTCGAGGAAGGATGGAGCGAAGAATGGGCATGGCTCGGCACGGATTTCGACGGGTTCCAGCAACCGGAATGCCTCTTGCAGGAAGCGAAAGGTGACTATGATCAGTTCTTCGATCCTCAGACGAAGAAGCCGGTTACATGGTTCAAAGGGCTTTCCAAAATCACGGTTGAGATAGAAGAGCGCGCGATGAAGGTGCATGCAAACCCGCCCACCAAACTCCAGTACTATTTCCAGACTCCGCTAACGATGTCCTATTTCCGCACCACGCTCGCGGAAAACGGAATTCCCTACGTCGTCACTGGTTGA
- a CDS encoding immunity 52 family protein, whose product MKITSRFRDPLHDASNLPTVFEQLGSIAEAIHASAPRFAQWFLTGDSKEEAHLYPAFENWTPTTAALAVLRTEFEGAEHRPQIISLWDGGDDQRTGAVLTYLVAAKERPKKIEADFNDEREFSAEQVAAIVEAIARQTNPAYVTVEPQGYADKQVFDDKPGVGWMLYLPKPITSQQVPEAHSLLPVTIDGKQIGTIIVSVIDAPFSMDNPGHIETANRIEIRLVDLDLLPRYTDV is encoded by the coding sequence ATGAAAATCACTTCCCGCTTTCGAGATCCGCTGCATGATGCGTCGAACCTGCCGACCGTCTTTGAACAACTCGGATCGATCGCCGAGGCGATACATGCTAGCGCCCCCCGGTTCGCGCAATGGTTCCTGACCGGCGACTCAAAAGAAGAAGCGCATCTGTATCCGGCGTTTGAGAACTGGACTCCAACGACTGCCGCACTGGCAGTATTGCGGACCGAGTTCGAAGGAGCAGAGCACCGACCGCAGATCATCTCTTTGTGGGACGGTGGCGACGATCAACGCACTGGCGCGGTATTGACCTATCTCGTCGCAGCCAAGGAGCGACCGAAAAAGATCGAAGCCGACTTCAACGACGAGCGCGAATTTTCCGCCGAGCAAGTCGCTGCAATCGTCGAAGCTATCGCCCGACAGACGAACCCGGCATACGTGACCGTCGAGCCGCAGGGTTATGCCGACAAGCAGGTGTTCGACGACAAACCCGGCGTCGGATGGATGCTATACCTACCAAAGCCAATCACGTCGCAACAGGTGCCCGAAGCACACTCCCTTTTGCCTGTTACCATAGACGGGAAGCAGATCGGTACGATCATCGTCAGCGTAATCGACGCCCCATTCTCGATGGACAACCCCGGCCATATCGAAACCGCGAACCGAATAGAGATTCGTCTCGTCGACTTGGACCTTCTGCCGAGATACACGGACGTCTGA
- the tnpA gene encoding IS66-like element accessory protein TnpA: MNEQHGGLQSRLVADRKRDGRRKYDEDAKRELIQACLKPGVSIARTAMEHDINPNLVRTWISKYQREQAAGEIASSAAEPSREARVELSTASVPEESAFMQVVTSAAAPTPAKSAAVSSLKVHLPNGVSLELSQANFDELTMLVQMLGRLPCSGST; this comes from the coding sequence ATGAACGAGCAACACGGAGGTTTGCAGAGCCGGTTGGTGGCCGATCGCAAGCGAGACGGACGGCGCAAGTACGACGAGGATGCGAAGCGCGAGTTGATACAGGCGTGTCTGAAGCCAGGGGTGTCGATCGCGCGGACGGCCATGGAGCACGACATCAATCCGAACCTCGTTCGGACGTGGATTTCCAAGTATCAGCGCGAACAAGCCGCGGGCGAGATAGCCAGCTCCGCGGCGGAGCCGTCACGAGAGGCTCGCGTCGAGTTGTCGACGGCTTCCGTGCCTGAGGAATCAGCCTTCATGCAGGTCGTCACCTCTGCGGCTGCCCCCACTCCGGCTAAATCGGCTGCGGTGTCCTCGCTGAAGGTGCACTTACCAAACGGCGTTTCCTTGGAGCTGAGCCAGGCGAACTTCGATGAACTGACGATGCTCGTCCAGATGCTCGGGAGGCTGCCGTGTTCCGGTTCGACGTAA
- the tnpA gene encoding IS66-like element accessory protein TnpA, producing the protein MTENEVDFFPLRVTGVTATGKRRFDPEGKRKLIEACMQPGASIAGLALKAGVNANQLHKWIHLRERTSGTALTTTRKPAPSAFVPVVTVNDVMSVAQRAPAPESPKKNHSISSAVQARLSAQLPNGVTLRLECAAHDAALVRAMIEALGVR; encoded by the coding sequence ATGACAGAGAACGAAGTTGATTTCTTTCCGCTGCGGGTGACGGGCGTGACCGCCACCGGCAAGCGACGCTTTGATCCAGAGGGTAAGCGCAAGCTGATCGAGGCCTGTATGCAGCCAGGTGCGTCGATTGCCGGACTTGCGCTGAAGGCCGGCGTCAACGCGAACCAACTGCATAAATGGATTCACTTGCGCGAGCGTACGAGCGGGACTGCGCTGACGACAACTCGTAAGCCGGCGCCATCGGCATTCGTACCGGTCGTGACCGTCAACGACGTGATGTCCGTGGCGCAGCGCGCACCCGCGCCTGAATCGCCGAAGAAGAACCACTCGATAAGCTCCGCCGTGCAGGCTCGACTTTCGGCGCAGTTGCCCAATGGCGTGACGCTGCGACTCGAATGCGCAGCGCACGATGCCGCCCTCGTGCGAGCGATGATCGAAGCATTGGGAGTGCGCTAA
- the tnpB gene encoding IS66 family insertion sequence element accessory protein TnpB (TnpB, as the term is used for proteins encoded by IS66 family insertion elements, is considered an accessory protein, since TnpC, encoded by a neighboring gene, is a DDE family transposase.): protein MFRLDAELRVYLHRDAIDFRAGINSLVMLVEQSLQLDPFARAIFAFRNRKRNRVKLLLYERTGFWLMLKRLEADHFVWPHREQAVIELTTEQLHWLLDGIDIDAMQRHPARRYRHAS, encoded by the coding sequence ATGTTTCGGCTCGACGCCGAATTGCGGGTCTACTTGCACCGCGATGCGATTGATTTCCGAGCCGGCATCAACAGCCTCGTGATGCTGGTCGAGCAGTCGTTACAGCTCGATCCGTTCGCGCGAGCGATATTCGCGTTCCGCAATCGCAAGCGCAATCGGGTCAAGCTGCTGCTGTATGAGCGCACCGGCTTCTGGCTCATGTTAAAGCGTCTTGAAGCGGACCACTTCGTCTGGCCCCACCGAGAGCAAGCGGTGATCGAGTTGACGACCGAGCAGCTTCACTGGCTGCTCGACGGCATCGATATCGACGCCATGCAGCGACACCCGGCGCGCCGGTATCGTCATGCGAGTTGA
- the tnpC gene encoding IS66 family transposase, whose product MDEHDFSQLPSAAQAYIRELEARNRQLGERIAQLEEQFRLAQSKRFAPSSEKLKDRVFDEAEQMAAAAPSEDPDDDAFALPDTGLPAPDEPERGKRGRKPLPAELPRQRIEYDLPDDEKVCPCCRSAMHRMGEEVSEQLHFEVKASVLQHVRFKYACRHCERNAESTPIVTAPMPAQPLPGSNASAALIATVTAGKYVDGTPLYRMEDALSRANIAVGRGTLANWIIRPAQLHYSRLYEALRQTLLSQQLIHGDETTVQVLKEPGKTAQSTSYMWVYRSAEQCEQPVVLFDYQPGRGQEYPQAFLAGYTGMLMSDGYAAWRTLDAATHLGCLAHARRAFVDALKGQKKPGGRAAQALEYFKALYQVETLAKGGLPEGETRDDYTYRLRQEHSVPLLTAFKTWLDEQAPHVLPESLLGKAISYTRNQWEYLSRYVIDGRAPIDNNVIERDIRPFCTGRKSWLFSDTVAGAKASAMVYSLMLTCRACNVEPYAYLLHVLTELPQRAPDADITDLLPFNFAKRQTATPPPP is encoded by the coding sequence ATGGACGAACATGACTTCTCGCAATTGCCGTCGGCCGCTCAGGCCTATATCCGAGAACTGGAGGCGCGCAACCGACAACTAGGCGAACGCATCGCCCAGTTGGAGGAGCAGTTCCGCTTGGCGCAGAGCAAACGCTTCGCACCGAGCAGCGAGAAGCTGAAGGACCGCGTATTCGACGAGGCCGAGCAGATGGCTGCGGCAGCGCCATCGGAGGACCCCGACGACGACGCGTTCGCGTTGCCGGACACAGGGCTGCCCGCACCCGATGAGCCAGAGCGGGGCAAGCGAGGCCGCAAACCGTTGCCGGCCGAGCTGCCGCGCCAGCGCATTGAATACGATCTACCCGACGATGAGAAGGTCTGCCCCTGCTGCCGCAGCGCGATGCATCGCATGGGCGAAGAAGTCAGCGAGCAACTGCACTTCGAAGTGAAAGCCTCTGTGCTGCAGCACGTTCGCTTCAAGTACGCATGTCGCCACTGCGAGCGCAATGCCGAGAGCACGCCGATCGTGACCGCCCCGATGCCGGCGCAGCCGCTGCCGGGCAGCAATGCGAGCGCAGCGCTCATCGCCACCGTGACGGCGGGCAAATATGTCGATGGCACGCCGCTATACCGCATGGAGGATGCGCTCTCGCGCGCGAACATCGCGGTGGGCCGCGGCACGCTGGCCAACTGGATCATCCGGCCCGCTCAACTGCACTACAGCCGACTGTACGAGGCCTTGCGCCAAACGCTGCTATCGCAACAGTTGATTCACGGCGACGAGACGACGGTGCAGGTTCTCAAAGAACCGGGCAAGACCGCGCAAAGCACCTCGTATATGTGGGTCTATCGCAGTGCCGAGCAATGCGAGCAGCCGGTGGTGCTGTTCGACTACCAGCCAGGGCGCGGCCAAGAGTATCCGCAAGCGTTCCTGGCCGGATACACGGGCATGCTGATGAGTGACGGCTACGCTGCGTGGCGCACGCTCGACGCAGCGACGCACTTGGGCTGCCTTGCCCACGCCCGTAGGGCGTTCGTCGATGCGCTCAAAGGTCAGAAGAAGCCCGGTGGGCGTGCGGCACAGGCTCTTGAGTACTTCAAGGCGTTGTATCAGGTCGAGACGCTCGCCAAGGGCGGTCTGCCCGAAGGAGAAACCCGCGACGATTACACGTACCGATTACGCCAGGAACATAGCGTGCCGTTGCTCACTGCATTCAAGACCTGGCTGGACGAGCAGGCGCCACACGTGTTGCCCGAAAGTCTGCTGGGCAAGGCGATCAGCTATACGCGCAATCAATGGGAGTATCTGAGCCGCTACGTCATCGACGGCCGCGCCCCAATCGACAATAACGTTATCGAACGCGACATCAGGCCCTTCTGCACAGGCCGCAAATCTTGGCTGTTCAGCGACACGGTCGCTGGCGCGAAGGCGAGCGCAATGGTCTACAGTCTCATGCTCACGTGCCGCGCATGCAACGTCGAGCCGTATGCCTACCTGCTTCATGTGCTCACCGAACTGCCTCAGCGAGCCCCGGATGCCGACATCACGGACTTGCTGCCGTTCAACTTCGCGAAACGGCAAACGGCTACACCGCCGCCGCCTTGA
- the tnpB gene encoding IS66 family insertion sequence element accessory protein TnpB (TnpB, as the term is used for proteins encoded by IS66 family insertion elements, is considered an accessory protein, since TnpC, encoded by a neighboring gene, is a DDE family transposase.) codes for MWRIERLRFDEGLKVYLHRDPVDFRMGINGLSILVEQAMRLNSMTSALFVFGNRRRDRVKILGWGGNGFWLLLKRLEADRFVWPNGGDTITISTEQLHWLLDGIDLAVIQKHPQRYYARMS; via the coding sequence GTGTGGCGAATTGAGCGCTTACGGTTCGACGAAGGGCTGAAGGTCTACCTGCATCGCGATCCGGTCGACTTCCGCATGGGCATCAACGGGCTGTCGATCCTGGTCGAACAGGCGATGCGCCTGAACTCAATGACCTCGGCGCTGTTCGTCTTCGGCAACCGCCGTCGTGATCGAGTCAAGATCCTCGGCTGGGGCGGCAACGGTTTCTGGTTACTGCTCAAGCGACTCGAAGCCGACCGCTTCGTCTGGCCGAACGGTGGCGACACGATCACGATCAGCACCGAGCAGTTGCACTGGCTGCTCGACGGCATCGACCTGGCCGTGATCCAGAAGCATCCCCAGCGATATTACGCGCGGATGAGCTGA
- the tnpC gene encoding IS66 family transposase, whose product MPNSPVMPSVEQYQALLAERDALRGELRLVTAQRDLAEEKLRAYKHELFGASSEARHADQLGLFNEAEALATTADAPAREDMPGTSVAAHTRGKRGRKPLDPNLPREVVRHELPESERFCAHDGQALVEIGVETSEQLDVIPEQVRVVQHQRVKYACPCCDLGIKVTLAPTRIIPRGLLTESALAWIITGKYQYGMPLYRQATLLRRFGGDISSNTLAASVVRVGLATQPVINLMRDALLESNLIYGDETTFQVLKEPGRRPQTKSYLWAQVNGSGPSVRMFSYSPGRGAQHAQKLYAGVQPGTALMTDGYELYNGIAHDHQLVHLGCWAHVRRGFIKAEESVPKAARSPDLLATRFVALIGKLFAAEARSAKWESERRRRLRARYSARVLVIIERMLIEHLPGVVPSSLLGKALQYMNGQWPKLVRYVENGNWPISNNLCENAIRPFVVGRKGWLFSDTVAGAQASANLYSLVETCKANGIEPYRYLVWLFTRLPLAATADDYADLMPWRMSAGLNR is encoded by the coding sequence ATGCCGAACAGCCCCGTCATGCCGAGTGTTGAGCAATACCAGGCACTGCTCGCCGAACGCGATGCGCTGCGCGGTGAGCTTCGGCTCGTGACGGCTCAGCGCGATCTGGCCGAAGAGAAACTGCGGGCCTACAAGCACGAACTGTTCGGCGCCTCGAGCGAGGCGCGCCATGCCGACCAGCTCGGCCTGTTCAACGAAGCCGAGGCGCTGGCGACGACTGCCGACGCGCCCGCGCGCGAGGATATGCCCGGTACATCGGTCGCGGCCCACACGCGAGGCAAGCGCGGGCGCAAACCACTCGATCCGAATCTGCCGCGCGAGGTCGTGCGGCACGAGCTGCCCGAGTCCGAACGGTTCTGCGCCCATGACGGCCAGGCCCTCGTCGAGATCGGCGTGGAAACGAGCGAACAGCTCGACGTGATTCCCGAGCAAGTGCGCGTCGTTCAGCACCAGCGGGTCAAGTACGCGTGCCCATGCTGCGATCTCGGCATCAAGGTCACGCTGGCGCCGACGCGCATCATTCCGCGCGGGCTGCTCACGGAATCCGCGCTGGCGTGGATCATCACCGGCAAGTATCAGTACGGCATGCCGCTGTATCGTCAGGCCACACTGCTGCGTCGCTTCGGCGGTGACATCTCGTCGAATACGCTGGCCGCCAGCGTGGTGCGGGTAGGTCTGGCCACGCAGCCGGTGATCAACCTGATGCGCGACGCGCTGCTCGAATCGAACTTGATCTACGGCGACGAAACCACGTTCCAGGTGCTGAAGGAACCAGGACGAAGGCCGCAGACGAAGAGTTACCTGTGGGCGCAGGTCAACGGCTCGGGGCCGTCCGTGCGGATGTTCTCCTACTCGCCCGGGCGCGGTGCTCAACATGCGCAGAAGCTGTATGCCGGTGTACAGCCCGGCACTGCGCTGATGACGGATGGCTACGAGCTCTATAACGGCATCGCCCACGATCACCAGCTCGTGCATCTCGGATGCTGGGCACACGTGCGCCGCGGCTTCATCAAGGCCGAGGAGTCGGTGCCGAAGGCGGCACGCTCACCGGATCTGCTGGCCACACGCTTCGTGGCACTGATCGGCAAGCTGTTCGCGGCCGAGGCGCGCAGCGCGAAGTGGGAGTCTGAACGTCGGCGACGGCTGCGCGCCCGGTACAGCGCCCGCGTGCTCGTCATCATCGAGCGCATGCTAATCGAGCATCTGCCGGGCGTCGTGCCGTCGAGTTTGCTCGGCAAGGCATTGCAGTACATGAACGGACAGTGGCCCAAGCTGGTCCGCTACGTCGAGAACGGCAACTGGCCGATCTCGAACAACCTGTGCGAGAACGCGATAAGGCCGTTCGTCGTCGGCCGCAAGGGCTGGCTGTTCTCTGATACGGTCGCCGGTGCGCAGGCCAGTGCCAACCTGTACTCCCTCGTCGAGACGTGCAAGGCGAACGGCATCGAGCCGTATCGCTATCTGGTCTGGCTGTTCACCAGGTTGCCGCTCGCTGCAACCGCCGACGACTACGCCGATCTCATGCCTTGGAGAATGTCTGCTGGCCTCAACCGCTGA